A genomic stretch from Aedes albopictus strain Foshan chromosome 2, AalbF5, whole genome shotgun sequence includes:
- the LOC134285928 gene encoding vitelline membrane protein 15a-3-like, with protein sequence MAKFECLFVLAAVLAVGLVGAAPSPPDHGHKAPEPAHAPKPAEHAHAAPSHGDAHGAHKHPVPAPLKYPHHKPAEHGHAAPAHHAAPAHHAAPAHHGYVAPAMHKAPAAHGHHAPAAPAHKGHVAHGRSYGHHGYHVEPVAHGYHAGHDVVHHAYAVKAPHVKCGANLLVGCAPEVAHVPCVPHKPAYDHKPHY encoded by the exons ATGGCAAAATTTGAGTGTTTGTTTGTGTTGGCAGCCGTTTTGGCTGTTGGACTGGTTGGAGCCGCTCCTTCACCTCCAGATCACGGTCACAAGGCTCCGGAACCAGCGCACGCACCGAAACCGGCAGAACATGCCCATGCAGCCCCAAGCCACGGCGATG CCCATGGAGCCCACAAGCACCCGGTTCCAGCACCACTGAAGTACCCTCACCACAAGCCTGCTGAACATGGTCACGCTGCTCCTGCGCACCACGCCGCACCTGCTCATCATGCTGCTCCTGCGCACCATGGATACGTCGCCCCGGCCATGCACAAGGCCCCGGCTGCCCACGGCCATCACGCTCCCGCAGCGCCAGCCCACAAGGGCCATGTTGCCCACGGACGGTCCTACGGTCATCACGGTTACCACGTCGAACCAGTGGCCCACGGATATCACGCCGGCCACGACGTCGTCCACCACGCCTACGCCGTGAAAGCTCCCCATGTTAAGTGCGGAGCCAACCTGTTGGTCGGATGCGCCCCAGAAGTTGCCCATGTGCCATGTGTCCCACATAAACCCGCCTACGACCACAAACCCCACTACTGA